GTTGTCGATCCAGAACACATCGCTGTTATTCGTAATGCCATGCGCGAAACCGTAACATACGGAACGGCGCGTCTACTGCAGCAGCTGCCGGTTTCTGTAGCCGCAAAAACCGGGACCGCCCAGACGGGAAAAATATCTAGGCCTCATTCTCTCGTTACCGTTTTTGCACCGTACAAAGATCCGGAGATTGTTCTTGCCATCGTTGTAGAAAAAGCCGGTGAGGGAGGCGAAGTGGCAGTTCCTCTTGCGCGTGATATACTAATGGAGTATTTTAGACCGAAGAGCGAATAGAATCAGCCAAGCCATAACTTACTATTGTTCTCACAACATTTGTGATGTTTGTGTAACTTGTCCTCCCATGCCTATTATTGTCGATGGTAAAAAAATAGCCGCCGGCATCCTTGCGAGATTACGCGAAGAAATTTCTTTGCTTCAGGTAAAGCCGCACCTTGCCGCGGTTCTTGTGGGGAATGATCCGGCATCCATCTCGTTTCTTAATGAGAAGAAGAAAAAATGTGACGAAATCGGTATTGAATTTACTCTCTATCGTTTCGATGAGACCATTACAACCACCAATCTTCGAAAAAAAATTCACGATATTCGCGGATCAAAAGGTATAAAAGCGGTTGTTATCCAACTGCCTCTGCCGCCGCAGGTGAATACCCAGTATATTCTTGATGCCGTGCGGCCCGAGGAAGACGTAGATGCGCTTTCCTCGCGTGCAAGAGGGCTTCTTGCCACCGGAAAATCGAAAGTGCTTCCCCCGACGGCCGAGGCGGTTCTCAATATTTTGGAAACGTATCAGATAGACCTTTCGCGTTCGCACGTTGTGCTGGTAGGACTCGGAGCGCTTGTGGGCAAACCCTTGCTTAACCTTCTTGCCGACAAAGCAGCCTCTCTGGGCGTGGTACATGCCGGAACCCCGGACATTACAAGGTTCACAAAGGATGCGGACATTGTCATTGCCGGGACTGGCAGACCGGGTCTTATCGGAGCGGATATGGTGAAGGATGGGGTGGTTGCGCTTGATGCAGGCTATAGTAGAATAGACGGCAAGGTTTCAGGAGACATCCAGTTTGAAGAGGTCTCAAAAAAAGCGCGCCTCATCACGCCTGTTCCGGGAGGCATTGGCCCCATCACTGTTGCGATGCTCATGAAAAACGTTCTTATATTAGCTAAAAACAGCTGATAGATAATGGCTTATCGCTTTTAGGGGGAAAGACTCTGGGCAGATTTTTCCTATAAGCTATCAGCTGTAAGCTATAAGCTAGTCTGTATGGAACACTTTGTTACGCAGGAAGGTTTGGAGAAGCTCAAAAATGAGCTTAGAGAGCTCGTAAAAAAGCGCCAGGAAATCGCGCGCATGATCGAAGAGGCGAAGCAACTCGGAGATCTTTCGGAAAATGCTTCTTACACCGAAGCGCTAGATTCCCAGTCTTTCAATGAAGGAAAAATAGCGGAGGTTGAAGAGCTCATACGCAACGCATCCATTATTTCAAAGCAATTTACGGAAACTGTGGAATTGGGCGCGACGATCGAGGTGGAGGGCGACAATGGCGTTAAA
The window above is part of the bacterium genome. Proteins encoded here:
- a CDS encoding bifunctional 5,10-methylenetetrahydrofolate dehydrogenase/5,10-methenyltetrahydrofolate cyclohydrolase, translated to MPIIVDGKKIAAGILARLREEISLLQVKPHLAAVLVGNDPASISFLNEKKKKCDEIGIEFTLYRFDETITTTNLRKKIHDIRGSKGIKAVVIQLPLPPQVNTQYILDAVRPEEDVDALSSRARGLLATGKSKVLPPTAEAVLNILETYQIDLSRSHVVLVGLGALVGKPLLNLLADKAASLGVVHAGTPDITRFTKDADIVIAGTGRPGLIGADMVKDGVVALDAGYSRIDGKVSGDIQFEEVSKKARLITPVPGGIGPITVAMLMKNVLILAKNS
- the greA gene encoding transcription elongation factor GreA translates to MEHFVTQEGLEKLKNELRELVKKRQEIARMIEEAKQLGDLSENASYTEALDSQSFNEGKIAEVEELIRNASIISKQFTETVELGATIEVEGDNGVKTFTIVGSQESEPAKGRISNESPAGKAFLGHHKNDTVEVKTPKGMVTYKILSIR